GCGTCGTCGTGCACGATCCAGCGTGGGTCGGCACCACGCTGCGATGCGGCGCGTCCGGCCGCGATCGTCTCACCGATCTCCTCGCGTTGCGCGAACACGACGCGCGGCGTGAGGTCGTCGATCACGAACGCGAGCTCGGCGGGCGTCTGGCGCCAGTTCGCGGGACAGAAGCCCGCGCCGAGCACCGAGCACGCGAGCAGCAGCTCCTGGAGGCGGAACGAGTTCTGACCCAGCCACAGCACGCGCTCGCCGGACCCGACGCCGTCGGCCGCGAGCGCGCCCGCGAGTCGCGCGACGCGGGCCGCCAGCTCCGGCCAGGTCAACCGCACCGCGCCGTCGGCGAAGGCGATGCGATCGGGACGCGACCGCGCGTGACCGTGCATCACGCCGGCGAGCGTGAGTCGAGAGGTCGCGGTCATACCAGCCGGAAGCAGGGGATCGTCGTGCCCTCGCGCACGTCGTACCAGACGAGCTCCGCGGGCTTGCCGATCGCGACCGCGTCGAGGTCGGTGTCGACGATGCTCGCGACCAGCCGCACCCCACCCGTGCCCGGCAGCTCGACGACCCCCGCGATCAGCGGCAGCGCGTCGGCGACGTCGGGGATCACCGCATGACGAATGATCGTGAACGAGTAGAGCGTGCCCGTGCCGTCGTGCTCGACCCACTCGACGGCCTGCGCGCGGCAATGGAAGCAGAACGCCGACGGCGGGAAGCGGTACGTGCCGCAGCTCGTGCAGCGGGGAAGCGTGAGCCGGTGCTCCGCGGTCGCGAGCCAGAACGGCTCGGTGAACACGTTCGGCGCGAGCCACACGACATCGGGCGGCAGCACGCCGCGCGGCGCG
The Acidimicrobiia bacterium DNA segment above includes these coding regions:
- a CDS encoding OB-fold domain-containing protein encodes the protein MSAPRGVLPPDVVWLAPNVFTEPFWLATAEHRLTLPRCTSCGTYRFPPSAFCFHCRAQAVEWVEHDGTGTLYSFTIIRHAVIPDVADALPLIAGVVELPGTGGVRLVASIVDTDLDAVAIGKPAELVWYDVREGTTIPCFRLV